A single genomic interval of Pangasianodon hypophthalmus isolate fPanHyp1 chromosome 8, fPanHyp1.pri, whole genome shotgun sequence harbors:
- the ugt5e1 gene encoding UDP glucuronosyltransferase 5 family, polypeptide E1, with protein MKKTHTSLPQTIRESEYVFRHTQMMVLRSTLLVTALLWSQTSLARAGNILVYPVDGSHWINMDVVLRELHQRGHELTVIRSSNSWYIHENASYYKSVTIQVSQPHYLERPELMAKFLQRNIDIQRGEESLLSFGAMQREMGTLLKESHRLSGEMVRIILEDKTLVKKLRDTKYDLILTDPGNGGGVVLGSYLGLPIVLNVRWITNTEGHFAIAPSPLSYIPAVGSLVRDQMNFKERLKNILHYGISMYIDHAIARPAYQDIISEFIDPEANIYSLIQGTDLWLMRIDFVFEFPRPTMPNVVYVGGFQCQPSKPLPNNLETFMQSSGEHGVIIMSLGTLIGSISPEISEIFASAFARLPQKVVWRHVGPKPSTLGNNTLILDWFPQNDLLGHPKTKVFITHGGTNGIYEAIYHGVPMLGIPLIFDQFDNMVRLKAKGIAEALPVTTLDVDTLTRSLKNILDDKQPYRKNMRRMSEIQRDTPMKPMDSAIFWLEYVMRHKGAAHLRTESYKMPWYAYHNVDVLALLFGVFVVVLLLFVLTCTLLFKILKTKRKIKQQ; from the coding sequence ATGATGGTTCTCCGCTCAACTTTGCTCGTTACTGCCCTCTTGTGGAGCCAAACATCACTCGCCAGAGCAGGAAACATCCTTGTGTATCCAGTAGATGGCAGCCACTGGATCAACATGGACGTTGTTTTGCGTGAGCTCCATCAACGAGGTCACGAACTGACAGTGATACGCTCTTCCAACAGCTGGTACATTCATGAAAATGCTTCTTACTACAAATCTGTGACCATCCAGGTCAGTCAGCCACACTATTTGGAGAGACCAGAGCTCATGGCGAAGTTCTTGCAAAGGAACATCGACATACAAAGAGGTGAAGAATCGCTTCTGTCCTTTGGTGCCATGCAAAGAGAGATGGGTACCTTGCTGAAGGAAAGTCACAGGCTCAGTGGGGAGATGGTGAGGATCATTTTGGAGGATAAAACTCTGGTAAAAAAGCTTCGGGACACCAAATACGATTTGATCCTGACTGATCCCGGCAACGGAGGCGGAGTCGTGTTGGGGTCATACCTGGGCCTTCCAATAGTGCTCAATGTTCGCTGGATAACAAACACAGAAGGGCACTTTGCAATCGCACCATCACCTCTTTCCTACATCCCAGCAGTTGGATCCCTAGTAAGAGATCAAATGAACTTCAAGGAAAGACTGAAGAACATCCTGCATTATGGAATTTCAATGTACATCGACCATGCCATTGCTAGACCTGCTTATCAGGATATCATCAGTGAGTTTATAGATCCAGAAGCTAACATCTACTCCCTCATCCAAGGCACCGATCTGTGGCTCATGCGAATCGATTTTGTGTTCGAGTTTCCTCGGCCCACGATGCCAAACGTTGTCTACGTCGGGGGATTTCAGTGCCAACCCTCCAAGCCTTTACCTAATAATCTGGAGACGTTCATGCAGAGCTCAGGAGAACATGGAGTCATCATCATGTCTTTGGGAACGCTGATTGGAAGCATAAGTCCTGAAATATCCGAGATCTTCGCTTCTGCTTTTGCTCGTCTCCCGCAGAAGGTTGTGTGGAGACACGTCGGACCAAAACCTTCCACCTTGGGCAACAACACACTAATTTTAGATTGGTTCCCACAAAACGACCTTCTCGGACATCCGAAAACTAAGGTTTTCATAACGCACGGAGGAACAAATGGTATCTACGAGGCCATCTATCACGGAGTTCCAATGCTGGGAATACCGCTGATCTTTGATCAGTTTGACAACATGGTACGCCTGAAAGCTAAAGGCATAGCTGAAGCTCTACCAGTCACAACACTGGACGTGGATACGCTAACTCGTTCTCTGAAAAACATCTTGGATGATAAGCAGCCATACAGAAAGAACATGCGCAGGATGTCAGAGATACAACGTGACACACCAATGAAACCGATGGACAGTGCCATCTTCTGGTTGGAGTACGTCATGAGGCATAAAGGTGCGGCACATTTGCGTACCGAGTCCTACAAGATGCCGTGGTATGCTTACCACAACGTGGACGTGTTAGCATTGCTGTTCGGTGTTTTTGTAGTTGTGCTACTGCTTTTTGTTCTGACCTGTACACTTCTGTTCAAGATCctaaaaacaaagagaaaaatcaaACAGCAATAA